From the genome of Streptomyces sp. NBC_00659, one region includes:
- a CDS encoding cytochrome P450 family protein, with protein sequence MTTGTEETRIVLDPFVTDLDGESAALRAAGPLAAVELPGGVPVWAVTHHAEARALLTDPRLVKDINVWGAWQRGEIAPDWPLIGLANPGRSMLTVDGADHRRMRTLVAQALTPRRVEQMRERISKMTESLLDNLTGDVVDLKADFAYPLPMYVIADLMGIEESRLPRLKELFEKFFSTQTPPAEVIATLTELAGIMADTVAAKRAEPGDDLTSALILASEDGDHLTDAEIVSTLQLMVAAGHETTISLIVNAVVNLSAHPDQRALVLSGEADWSAVVEETLRHSTPTSHVLIRFATEDVPVGDKVIPAGDALIVSYGAIGRDENAHGPTAGEFDVSRTSKNRHISFGHGPHVCPGAALSRLEAGVALPALYERFPSLDLAVPVSELRNKPVVTQNDLFELPVKLTAG encoded by the coding sequence ATGACCACCGGTACCGAAGAGACCCGCATAGTCCTGGACCCCTTCGTCACCGACCTGGACGGCGAGAGCGCCGCGCTGCGCGCCGCGGGACCGCTCGCCGCCGTCGAACTGCCCGGCGGTGTCCCGGTGTGGGCGGTCACCCACCACGCCGAGGCGCGCGCCCTGCTCACGGACCCCCGTCTGGTGAAGGACATCAACGTCTGGGGCGCCTGGCAGCGCGGCGAGATCGCCCCCGACTGGCCGCTGATCGGGCTCGCCAACCCCGGCCGCTCCATGCTCACGGTGGACGGCGCGGACCACCGGCGGATGCGCACCCTGGTGGCACAGGCCCTGACACCGCGCCGCGTGGAGCAGATGCGGGAGCGGATCTCGAAGATGACGGAGAGTCTGCTCGACAACCTCACCGGGGACGTCGTCGACCTGAAGGCCGACTTCGCCTACCCCCTGCCCATGTACGTGATCGCCGACCTCATGGGCATCGAGGAGTCCCGGCTGCCGCGTCTGAAGGAGCTCTTCGAGAAGTTCTTCTCGACGCAGACCCCTCCCGCCGAGGTCATCGCGACCCTCACCGAGCTGGCCGGGATCATGGCGGACACGGTGGCGGCCAAGCGTGCCGAGCCGGGCGACGACCTGACCAGCGCGCTGATCCTGGCCTCCGAGGACGGCGACCACCTCACCGACGCGGAGATCGTCTCCACCCTCCAGCTGATGGTCGCGGCGGGCCACGAGACGACCATCTCCCTCATCGTCAACGCGGTGGTCAACCTGTCCGCCCACCCCGACCAGCGCGCCCTCGTCCTGTCCGGCGAGGCCGACTGGTCCGCGGTCGTCGAGGAGACCCTGCGCCACTCCACCCCGACCTCCCACGTCCTCATCCGCTTCGCCACGGAGGACGTCCCGGTCGGCGACAAGGTGATCCCGGCGGGCGACGCGCTCATCGTGTCGTACGGCGCGATCGGCCGCGACGAGAACGCCCACGGGCCCACCGCGGGCGAGTTCGACGTCAGCCGTACAAGCAAGAACCGTCACATCTCCTTCGGCCACGGGCCCCACGTCTGCCCCGGCGCGGCCCTGTCCCGCCTGGAGGCGGGCGTCGCCCTGCCCGCCCTGTACGAGCGCTTCCCCTCGCTGGACCTGGCCGTCCCGGTGTCGGAGCTCCGCAACAAGCCGGTGGTGACGCAGAACGACCTGTTCGAGCTGCCGGTCAAGCTCACCGCCGGATAA
- the serC gene encoding phosphoserine transaminase, with protein MADIQIPADLKPADGRFGAGPSKVRTEALDALAATGSSLLGTSHRQAPVKNLVGKVREGVRELFSLPDGYEVVLGNGGSTAFWDVATHGLIENKSQHLTFGEFSSKFAKAAKLAPWLAEPTVVSSDPGTHPEPVAEAGADVYAFTHNETSTGVAAPIKRVAGADEGSLVLVDATSGAGGLPVDIAETDVYYFAPQKSFASDGGLWIGVFSPAAIERAERIHASGRHIPEFFSLPTAIDNSRKNQTYNTPALATIFLLNEQIEWINGQGGLAWSAARTKDSSTRLYRWAEDSKYATPFVTDAAKRSQVIGTIDFADEIDAAAVAKVLRANGIVDTEPYRKLGRNQLRVAMFPAIDPADVEALTHCIDYVIEKL; from the coding sequence GTGGCTGATATCCAGATCCCCGCTGACCTCAAGCCCGCCGACGGACGATTCGGCGCCGGCCCCTCCAAGGTGCGGACGGAGGCACTGGACGCGCTGGCCGCGACCGGTAGCTCCCTGCTCGGCACATCCCACCGCCAGGCCCCGGTCAAGAACCTGGTCGGCAAGGTGCGCGAGGGCGTGCGCGAGCTGTTCTCCCTGCCCGACGGGTACGAGGTCGTCCTCGGCAACGGCGGCTCCACCGCGTTCTGGGACGTCGCGACGCACGGCCTGATCGAGAACAAGTCGCAGCACCTCACGTTCGGCGAGTTCTCCTCCAAGTTCGCGAAGGCGGCCAAGCTCGCCCCGTGGCTCGCCGAGCCGACCGTGGTCTCCTCCGACCCGGGCACGCACCCCGAGCCGGTCGCCGAGGCGGGCGCCGACGTCTACGCCTTCACCCACAACGAGACCTCCACCGGTGTCGCCGCCCCGATCAAGCGGGTCGCGGGCGCCGACGAGGGCTCCCTCGTCCTGGTGGACGCCACCTCCGGCGCCGGCGGCCTGCCCGTCGACATCGCCGAGACCGACGTCTACTACTTCGCCCCGCAGAAGTCCTTCGCCTCCGACGGCGGACTGTGGATCGGCGTGTTCTCCCCGGCCGCGATCGAGCGCGCCGAGCGGATCCACGCCTCCGGCCGGCACATCCCGGAGTTCTTCTCGCTGCCCACGGCGATCGACAACTCCCGCAAGAACCAGACGTACAACACCCCGGCGCTGGCCACGATCTTCCTGCTCAACGAGCAGATCGAGTGGATCAACGGCCAGGGCGGCCTCGCCTGGTCGGCGGCCCGGACGAAGGACTCCTCGACCCGCCTGTACCGCTGGGCCGAGGACAGCAAGTACGCCACCCCGTTCGTGACGGACGCGGCCAAGCGCTCGCAGGTCATCGGCACGATCGACTTCGCCGACGAGATCGACGCCGCCGCCGTCGCCAAGGTCCTGCGCGCCAACGGCATCGTCGACACCGAGCCCTACCGCAAGCTCGGACGCAACCAGCTGCGCGTCGCCATGTTCCCGGCGATCGACCCGGCGGACGTCGAGGCGCTGACGCACTGCATCGACTACGTGATCGAGAAGCTGTAA
- a CDS encoding PPOX class F420-dependent oxidoreductase: MSNVPAPSAELGPLVKQYAVLLTSHKKDGTGVGTPVNIAVEGDHAYFRTPGKAWKVRRIRNNPEVEIAPSTLRGAPTGPEFHARARLIDHGSEEEKHAAKLLRHKYPFMHGVLVPFAHKVMRTPTMHYEVRPLKDGE; this comes from the coding sequence ATGAGCAATGTCCCGGCTCCGAGCGCCGAGCTCGGACCGCTCGTCAAGCAGTACGCCGTCCTGCTGACGAGCCACAAGAAGGACGGCACGGGCGTCGGCACCCCGGTGAACATCGCCGTCGAGGGTGACCACGCGTACTTCCGCACCCCGGGCAAGGCGTGGAAGGTCCGACGAATCCGCAACAACCCCGAGGTGGAGATCGCCCCCTCCACCCTCCGGGGCGCGCCCACCGGGCCCGAGTTCCACGCCCGCGCCCGGCTGATCGACCACGGGAGCGAGGAGGAGAAGCACGCGGCGAAGCTGCTGCGGCACAAGTACCCGTTCATGCACGGCGTCCTCGTACCGTTTGCCCACAAGGTGATGCGGACGCCGACGATGCACTACGAGGTGCGCCCGCTCAAGGACGGGGAATAG